One part of the Salinivirga cyanobacteriivorans genome encodes these proteins:
- the istA gene encoding IS21 family transposase encodes MNKNKKVFMWYKIKELSAQGLNQSQIKLELGIDRGTVRKYLLMNEAQFLEWISTPRRMPKKLNGYYNFVKELLGNAPYLSAAQVEDRLKERYTNLPDVSSKTVYNFVQTVRKEQNIPKYKEKLPRQYEKLAETEYGEEAQVDFGSYRMLSRGSGRVKIYFFTIVLSRSRHKFIYCQRMPFTTESANYAHELAFEYFEGIPRRILYDQDRVFITDENLGDVLLTEKFMQFTNAHPFDVVFCKKADPESKGKVENVVKYVKHNYLKGRVFQDIDTLQKEALLWLERTGNAKVHGTTKRIPKEEWEKEKQHLLPYNGKPEKPFLKLPTHPVRKDNTVLYRSNYYSVPLGTYQDRDTKILLEEKDGKLFFYTGDNQLLATHDLCLDIGRIIKNNDHAREKSKTLQKTYELVLESLRHIPQAEQYLAEIENNRPRNFHDSLRVMQKNIERSSAEAINFALVYCYENKILNANRFAEVLNYFEKEQGLENVKHSICIETGGLNKQQNDDMQPQKSDINEYESIMN; translated from the coding sequence ATGAATAAAAACAAAAAAGTTTTTATGTGGTACAAAATTAAAGAATTATCGGCACAAGGACTAAATCAAAGTCAAATTAAATTAGAATTAGGTATTGACAGAGGAACTGTACGCAAGTACCTTTTAATGAACGAAGCTCAGTTTTTAGAGTGGATCAGTACTCCTCGTAGAATGCCTAAAAAGCTAAATGGGTATTATAATTTTGTCAAAGAATTATTGGGTAACGCACCTTATTTGTCAGCAGCCCAGGTTGAGGATAGATTAAAAGAACGTTATACGAATCTACCTGATGTAAGCAGCAAAACTGTCTATAATTTTGTTCAAACAGTAAGAAAAGAGCAAAATATACCCAAGTATAAAGAAAAACTTCCACGGCAATATGAGAAGCTTGCAGAGACAGAATATGGAGAAGAAGCACAAGTAGATTTTGGCTCATACCGTATGCTTAGTCGCGGAAGTGGCAGGGTTAAGATTTACTTTTTCACAATAGTTCTCTCACGGTCACGACATAAGTTTATTTACTGCCAACGAATGCCATTTACTACCGAGTCAGCAAATTATGCACATGAGCTTGCATTCGAATATTTTGAGGGCATACCCCGTCGAATACTCTATGATCAGGATCGTGTTTTTATAACAGATGAAAATCTTGGGGATGTCCTTCTTACGGAGAAATTTATGCAGTTTACAAATGCCCATCCATTTGATGTGGTGTTTTGCAAAAAAGCAGATCCCGAGAGTAAAGGAAAAGTAGAAAACGTTGTAAAATACGTAAAGCATAATTATCTAAAAGGGAGAGTTTTTCAAGATATTGACACTTTACAAAAAGAAGCCTTGCTGTGGCTTGAACGCACCGGAAATGCCAAGGTGCATGGCACAACCAAACGCATTCCAAAAGAAGAATGGGAAAAAGAAAAGCAACACCTGCTGCCCTATAATGGGAAACCAGAAAAACCATTTTTAAAATTACCGACACACCCTGTCCGAAAAGATAATACGGTGCTTTATCGAAGCAATTATTACAGTGTGCCTTTGGGGACTTATCAAGATAGGGACACAAAGATTTTACTCGAAGAAAAAGATGGAAAACTTTTCTTCTATACTGGTGATAATCAATTACTGGCTACACATGACCTCTGTTTAGACATCGGTCGGATTATTAAAAATAATGACCACGCAAGGGAAAAATCAAAGACACTGCAAAAAACGTATGAGTTGGTTTTGGAGAGTTTAAGACACATCCCCCAGGCTGAGCAATACCTGGCAGAAATAGAGAATAATAGACCCCGTAATTTTCATGATAGCCTCAGGGTTATGCAAAAGAACATCGAAAGGTCATCTGCAGAAGCAATCAATTTTGCTTTGGTTTATTGTTATGAAAACAAGATACTAAATGCCAACCGTTTTGCCGAAGTACTAAATTATTTTGAGAAAGAACAAGGTTTAGAGAATGTGAAACACAGCATATGTATAGAAACCGGTGGGCTGAATAAGCAACAAAATGATGATATGCAGCCTCAAAAAAGCGACATCAATGAATATGAATCAATAATGAATTAG
- a CDS encoding GIY-YIG nuclease family protein gives MFTVYVLYSKQYDKIYIGYSSDLQTRFKYHNELAKKGWTIRYRPWTIAHTEQLETKAQAMKREKQLKL, from the coding sequence ATGTTTACAGTCTACGTGCTATACTCCAAACAGTACGATAAAATATACATCGGGTATTCGTCTGATCTCCAAACCCGATTCAAATATCATAATGAACTTGCTAAAAAGGGTTGGACAATAAGATATAGACCCTGGACAATTGCACATACAGAGCAACTTGAAACTAAAGCACAAGCCATGAAAAGAGAAAAGCAACTTAAATTGTAA
- a CDS encoding GIY-YIG nuclease family protein: MFTVYVLYSRQYDKIYIGYSSDLQTRFKYHNELAKKGWTIRYRPWTIAHTEQLETKAQAMKREKQLKSAAGRKHIWNELIPKIL; this comes from the coding sequence ATGTTTACAGTCTACGTGCTATACTCCAGGCAGTACGATAAAATATACATCGGGTATTCGTCTGATCTCCAAACCCGATTCAAATATCATAATGAACTTGCTAAAAAGGGTTGGACAATAAGATATAGACCCTGGACAATTGCACATACAGAGCAACTTGAAACTAAAGCACAAGCCATGAAAAGAGAAAAGCAACTTAAATCTGCTGCAGGCAGAAAACATATATGGAATGAACTAATTCCTAAAATATTGTAG
- a CDS encoding acyl carrier protein, producing MSDIASRVNSIIVDKLGVDESEVTAEASFTNDLGADSLDTVELIMEFEKEFNLAIPDDQAEKIATVGDAIKYIEDNTK from the coding sequence ATGTCAGACATTGCATCTCGTGTAAATAGCATTATCGTTGACAAGTTAGGTGTTGATGAGAGCGAAGTAACAGCTGAAGCAAGTTTCACAAACGACCTTGGAGCTGATTCACTCGATACAGTTGAATTGATCATGGAATTCGAAAAAGAATTCAATTTAGCTATTCCAGATGATCAGGCTGAAAAAATTGCAACAGTAGGTGACGCAATTAAATACATCGAAGACAACACCAAGTAA
- the fabF gene encoding beta-ketoacyl-ACP synthase II has product MNIRRVVVTGMGTINPLGNNTSETWENMVNGVSGAAPITRFDASNFKTHFACEVKNYDPKNYFDRKELRKHDLYSQFAMISADEAIKDSAIDFNEADRDRAGVIWGAGIGGLQTFVEEIGSWATGDGQPRFSPFFIPKMIANIAAGHISIKHGLRGPNFTTVSACASSTHAIIDAVNYIRLGFSDVMVAGGSEAAIDEAGVGGFNSMKAISTRNDDPKTASRPFDKDRDGFVMAEGGAAMILEDYDHAVKRGAKIYAEIIGVGLNADAHHMTAPEPEGEGARKVMHMAMNDANIKPEDVDHINTHGTSTGLGDIAEPKAVLKAFGEHAYKIALNSTKSMTGHLLGAAGALESMATIHALSKQIIPPTINLNELDEEIDSKLDFVFNKAQEREIKIAMTNNFGFGGHNATILFKRAE; this is encoded by the coding sequence ATGAACATCAGACGCGTAGTAGTTACCGGAATGGGAACCATTAACCCACTCGGAAATAATACTTCCGAGACCTGGGAAAACATGGTGAATGGAGTTAGTGGAGCAGCTCCGATAACTCGTTTCGATGCTTCAAATTTTAAAACCCATTTTGCCTGCGAAGTTAAAAACTATGACCCTAAAAATTACTTCGACAGAAAAGAATTACGCAAACATGACCTCTATTCTCAGTTTGCGATGATTTCTGCTGACGAAGCAATTAAGGATTCAGCCATAGATTTTAATGAAGCCGACAGAGATCGGGCAGGAGTAATTTGGGGTGCTGGTATTGGTGGATTGCAAACCTTTGTAGAAGAAATTGGGAGCTGGGCCACTGGCGATGGACAACCCAGGTTCAGCCCTTTTTTCATTCCTAAAATGATTGCCAATATTGCAGCGGGTCACATTTCAATTAAGCATGGCCTTCGCGGACCAAACTTTACCACTGTTTCGGCATGTGCATCTTCAACGCATGCTATTATTGATGCAGTAAATTACATCCGGCTAGGATTTTCTGATGTAATGGTAGCAGGTGGTTCAGAAGCCGCAATTGATGAAGCAGGTGTGGGTGGTTTTAATTCGATGAAAGCCATTTCCACACGTAATGATGATCCTAAAACCGCATCCAGACCGTTCGATAAAGATCGTGATGGTTTTGTTATGGCCGAAGGTGGAGCAGCAATGATTCTCGAAGATTATGATCACGCCGTGAAAAGGGGTGCTAAAATCTATGCCGAGATTATTGGTGTAGGCCTTAATGCCGATGCTCACCACATGACGGCCCCCGAACCAGAAGGTGAAGGTGCCAGAAAGGTTATGCATATGGCCATGAACGATGCTAATATCAAGCCTGAAGATGTTGACCATATCAATACACATGGAACATCAACCGGTTTGGGAGATATCGCAGAACCCAAAGCAGTCCTTAAAGCATTTGGAGAGCATGCCTATAAAATCGCGCTTAACTCTACCAAATCTATGACAGGGCATTTGTTGGGAGCTGCCGGAGCTCTTGAAAGTATGGCCACAATCCATGCTTTATCTAAGCAAATTATTCCACCAACAATTAACTTGAACGAGTTAGACGAAGAAATTGACAGCAAGCTTGATTTCGTTTTTAATAAAGCACAAGAACGCGAAATCAAAATTGCCATGACCAATAACTTCGGTTTTGGTGGTCATAATGCTACGATTTTATTCAAAAGAGCAGAGTAG
- the rnc gene encoding ribonuclease III, translated as MCSKINFTAHQITFENDKSFKKSIKNVTGFRPGKIIFYKLACIHRSASFYYKKQLINNERLEFLGDAILGAVVAEYLYNRFPEKDEGFLTKFRSKLVNGQTLTELAERTGLDQLLFTRSLDKEQTNHVLGDFFEAFIGAVYLDKGYKKTREFIINRILEALVDMDDMKRRDTNYKSLLIEWAQKHKNPVRFETACVNNENAHNPEFETRVLLDEQDLGTGKGRSKKEAEQNAAREALVHLEK; from the coding sequence GTGTGTAGTAAAATTAACTTTACTGCTCATCAAATTACTTTTGAGAACGACAAATCGTTCAAAAAATCAATTAAAAATGTTACCGGATTTCGTCCGGGCAAAATAATTTTTTATAAGCTGGCCTGTATTCACAGGTCAGCTTCTTTTTATTACAAAAAGCAGCTCATTAATAATGAGCGACTCGAATTTCTTGGCGATGCCATTCTTGGAGCTGTGGTAGCAGAATACCTTTACAACCGGTTTCCTGAAAAAGACGAAGGTTTTTTGACCAAATTCAGATCGAAGCTCGTAAATGGACAAACGCTTACCGAACTCGCTGAGCGTACAGGCCTTGATCAATTGTTATTTACCCGCTCTCTCGATAAAGAACAAACCAATCATGTGTTGGGCGATTTTTTTGAAGCATTTATTGGGGCCGTTTATCTCGATAAAGGATATAAGAAAACCCGTGAGTTTATCATCAACCGTATTCTCGAGGCACTTGTAGATATGGATGACATGAAACGCCGCGACACGAACTATAAAAGCCTACTGATAGAATGGGCGCAAAAGCATAAAAATCCCGTGCGTTTTGAAACAGCCTGCGTGAATAATGAAAATGCCCATAATCCGGAATTTGAGACCCGTGTTTTACTCGATGAACAGGATCTTGGAACAGGTAAGGGACGATCTAAAAAGGAGGCAGAACAAAATGCCGCTAGGGAAGCATTAGTACACCTCGAAAAATAA
- a CDS encoding IPExxxVDY family protein has protein sequence MGNVFYLEEDIEFPDVYGIITDLPPWKMCYIIAELTGVQLSHEDILSRAPDPIEKVYEQELVAFEKYVWTNEESGQFIHLIENSKKIDATPLQENMNKGLFEDVPTGNQQLYLLEEWSDVKFLIRTEGVESFFDPFQLKQIGGVRMIIKSSASEFKNGEKII, from the coding sequence ATGGGTAATGTTTTTTACTTGGAGGAAGATATAGAATTCCCCGATGTGTATGGTATAATAACTGACTTGCCACCATGGAAGATGTGCTACATTATTGCTGAACTTACCGGAGTTCAATTGAGTCATGAAGATATTTTAAGTCGTGCCCCGGACCCGATTGAGAAAGTATATGAGCAAGAGCTTGTGGCTTTTGAGAAATATGTTTGGACAAATGAAGAGTCCGGGCAGTTTATACATTTAATCGAGAATAGTAAGAAAATTGATGCTACTCCACTACAAGAAAACATGAACAAAGGACTCTTTGAAGATGTTCCCACGGGTAACCAACAATTATACTTGCTGGAGGAGTGGTCAGATGTGAAATTTTTAATTCGGACCGAAGGAGTGGAATCTTTTTTTGATCCGTTCCAATTAAAACAAATTGGCGGCGTTCGGATGATAATTAAATCTTCGGCCAGTGAATTTAAAAATGGCGAAAAAATCATATAA
- a CDS encoding M42 family metallopeptidase — MLKENKFERLKAISEIPGASGFEHKVRNLVKDVVAQNADKLWVDRLGNLVVYRKGKTNKKVLVAAHMDEIGFVVSHIDDNGFIRFHPVGGFDPKTLTAQRVVVHGKQDFKGVMGSKPVHIMKPEERKKNVEISDFFIDTGMDVEQVKEIVEPGNAITRDRELIEMGDCFNGKSLDNRVSVYILEQVLELLKSETPAYDLYAVFTVQEEVGLRGAQVAAQAIEPDIAIGLDTTIAFDTPGSQPQEQVSALGKGTAIKIMDASVISDLRMIEFLKNTAQKHNITYQTEMLAGGGTDTGNLQRMVKGGAIAGAISIPTRHIHQVIESVHKQDVLDSINLLYYALKEMDGLELEYI, encoded by the coding sequence ATGCTAAAGGAAAATAAATTTGAACGTTTAAAAGCAATTAGTGAAATACCCGGCGCATCGGGGTTTGAGCATAAAGTGAGAAATCTGGTAAAAGATGTAGTAGCACAAAATGCCGACAAGTTATGGGTTGACCGCCTGGGAAACCTGGTTGTCTATCGTAAAGGAAAAACCAATAAGAAAGTGTTAGTTGCGGCTCATATGGATGAAATTGGATTTGTGGTGAGCCATATCGACGATAATGGTTTTATTCGTTTCCATCCGGTGGGAGGGTTCGACCCCAAAACCCTTACTGCACAACGTGTGGTAGTGCACGGAAAACAGGATTTCAAAGGTGTTATGGGAAGTAAGCCTGTACATATTATGAAACCTGAGGAGCGGAAAAAAAATGTAGAAATATCTGATTTTTTTATCGATACAGGTATGGATGTAGAGCAGGTTAAAGAGATTGTTGAGCCCGGCAATGCCATAACGCGAGACCGTGAATTAATTGAAATGGGCGATTGTTTTAATGGCAAATCACTTGATAACCGGGTTTCTGTTTATATACTCGAGCAGGTGCTTGAGCTTTTAAAGTCTGAAACCCCGGCGTATGATCTTTATGCTGTTTTTACTGTACAGGAAGAGGTTGGCTTACGTGGTGCACAGGTGGCTGCACAGGCTATTGAACCCGATATAGCTATTGGCCTGGATACTACCATTGCATTTGACACCCCGGGCTCACAGCCACAGGAGCAGGTTTCTGCCTTAGGCAAAGGAACAGCCATTAAAATTATGGATGCTTCGGTTATATCTGATTTAAGAATGATTGAGTTTCTGAAAAACACAGCCCAAAAGCATAATATCACTTATCAGACAGAGATGCTGGCGGGTGGAGGAACCGATACGGGCAATTTACAGCGAATGGTAAAGGGAGGCGCCATTGCCGGGGCAATTAGTATTCCTACACGCCATATACACCAGGTTATTGAGAGTGTGCACAAACAAGATGTTTTAGATTCCATTAACCTGCTTTACTATGCATTAAAAGAAATGGATGGTTTAGAATTGGAATATATTTAA
- a CDS encoding YkgJ family cysteine cluster protein produces the protein MSSLIKPERLRMLAQSHYEEHKATAKRLRKQKYRNLDDKVHEWDLELFEEIDCLDCGNCCRSLGPRIIDTDIRRLAKHLKMKDSEFISTYLRTDEDGDYVFKSMPCPFLMDDNFCMVYEKRPRACRDYPHTHQPKFQKRLNVSLKNTFTCPVVYHIFRRLSEEV, from the coding sequence ATGAGCAGTCTGATAAAGCCCGAACGCTTAAGAATGCTGGCCCAAAGTCATTATGAGGAACATAAGGCCACAGCAAAACGATTACGAAAGCAAAAATACCGAAACCTCGATGACAAGGTGCACGAGTGGGATCTTGAACTTTTTGAAGAAATCGATTGTTTGGATTGCGGCAATTGTTGCAGGTCTTTGGGGCCGCGCATTATCGATACAGATATCAGAAGACTGGCCAAACACCTGAAAATGAAAGATAGTGAGTTCATTTCGACTTACCTCCGAACGGATGAAGATGGTGATTATGTGTTTAAGTCTATGCCCTGTCCGTTTTTAATGGATGATAATTTTTGTATGGTTTATGAAAAACGACCTCGAGCATGCCGTGATTACCCCCACACACATCAGCCAAAATTTCAAAAGCGCTTAAATGTCTCATTGAAAAATACTTTTACATGTCCTGTAGTATATCATATTTTCAGGCGCTTAAGTGAGGAAGTTTAA
- the porQ gene encoding type IX secretion system protein PorQ → MNRIFGILFFILSVLSGFGQSDLSSVYRFLTVPTSAYSASLGGAPIVSADSSINFIADNPALLKPELDQQVGLNFTNLHPGVNMGMVAWGYDLKDLGFVGVGLQYMNYGEMDRIDQFGNDMGTFNGGDYALIIGWSQPLMKNLRLGASVKGIYSKIDRYDALAAAFDAALTYHNPDLQLTVSLMAKNIGNQIETYVEGEHEPLPQDYQFGIAKGLEHAPFRFSVVAHRLHDFDLLLTNSNTVTPNNTDLPPEEIETDYIRKDAEKIMRHLIFAVEFIPSKRISARVGYNYYRRSTMKMIDKGGMVGFSLGASVLIKGFHIEYARASYHLAGATNHISVRTNLGRFFE, encoded by the coding sequence ATGAATCGAATTTTTGGGATTTTATTTTTTATTTTAAGTGTATTGAGTGGATTCGGCCAATCTGATTTATCATCGGTATACCGGTTTTTAACAGTTCCCACCTCTGCATATTCTGCCTCTCTTGGAGGAGCACCAATTGTAAGTGCTGACAGTAGTATTAATTTTATAGCTGATAATCCGGCACTATTAAAGCCAGAATTGGATCAGCAGGTTGGGCTTAATTTTACAAACTTACATCCGGGCGTAAACATGGGAATGGTAGCCTGGGGGTATGACTTAAAAGATCTGGGTTTTGTGGGCGTAGGGTTGCAATATATGAATTATGGGGAGATGGACCGTATTGACCAGTTTGGAAACGATATGGGAACTTTTAACGGTGGTGATTATGCGCTCATCATCGGATGGTCGCAGCCATTGATGAAGAACCTTCGTTTGGGAGCAAGTGTAAAAGGAATTTATTCTAAAATCGACCGATATGATGCTTTGGCCGCGGCTTTTGATGCTGCTCTTACCTATCATAACCCTGATTTGCAGCTTACAGTATCGCTAATGGCCAAAAATATTGGTAATCAAATTGAAACATATGTTGAAGGTGAGCATGAGCCATTGCCTCAGGATTATCAGTTTGGAATTGCAAAAGGGCTGGAGCACGCTCCATTTCGTTTTTCTGTTGTGGCACATCGCCTGCATGATTTTGATTTATTGTTGACAAACAGTAACACTGTTACACCTAATAACACTGATCTTCCTCCAGAAGAGATAGAAACAGATTATATTAGAAAAGATGCCGAAAAAATTATGCGGCACCTGATTTTTGCTGTAGAGTTTATTCCCTCGAAGAGGATTTCAGCCAGGGTAGGTTACAACTATTATCGCCGTAGTACAATGAAGATGATCGATAAAGGTGGAATGGTTGGATTTAGTCTCGGCGCATCTGTGCTAATCAAAGGTTTTCACATTGAATATGCGCGCGCTTCGTATCATTTAGCAGGAGCTACAAATCACATATCTGTAAGAACTAACCTGGGGCGTTTTTTTGAGTAA